The Onychomys torridus chromosome 2, mOncTor1.1, whole genome shotgun sequence sequence GCTGAACCCCATACACAGTCTGCGGCATAGCTGCCATGCTTGCCATATAGCCGGCCTGCTGAGTGGTCATCATCCCATTCGGCACACCCATCATGGAAGCCTGCATACCCCCCATATAGCCTGCAGGCATGGCCATGGGGGCAACCATTCCAGAGGCTCCTGGCTGAGCTACCATGCCTACTGGTGGGGGCATCATGCTGCCCATGATACTGTTAGGTGGTGTAACCCCAGGGAAACTGGGGTAAGCTGTGGGATATGCCATCTGAGCAGGAGCCATGAACATTGCtgccaagaaaacacacatagGGTCTGATAAAGAGGAAAAGACAGTTAGCCCAAACACACACCAGCTAGTCCTTTCCTGGAAGAAGTTCTCCAATTACTCAACCTGGAATCCTGTTCTCCAGCAAATCAGCAGGGTGAGCTCTCTGTAAGTCTCTCAGGTTACCTCTGGGCCTCACTCTGATCTAGTCATTCCTTTTTCCAGGGCAGACCCTGACCTTGAGTCAGGCTCCACAGAAGTATAGCCCTGATGACACTGTATCTATTTGCTGATACTTTGTGGCTTCCCCAGCAATGTCATGTTCAAGTTTGTTTTATACATAATGTCCCTGGACTCAGAGTTAGTGTTCCTTgtcacaacaaaataatttttttatagaTTAGCATACAATGGAGCAGGTTTCTTGGTGGCATTTTTCATATACACTCACTTTTGGTTGATTTCCCCGTACACACTCCTCTCCCAGGACCCATCCCTGCTCTTCTTTCTCCATGACTCCTCTTTCGCCCTTCCATTTTCTACCCCAAGGGTCAGCAGAGACCCCCTCTCGTGGGCCCTTTCCAGTTTCCTGGACTCTAGCCACAATCACCCTCTCCTATATGGACTCCAGCACACAATTTTTGGACATGATTACTTATGTCAGAGTAAAATTAAACATGTGGTACATGTATTTCTAAGCCTGGGCTATCTCACTTAACATAGtattttccagttctatccattgcttacaaatttcattttctttatggccGAATACACTTCTAACACATTCTTGCATGTTTGTTCTCGGTCTTTCCCTGGAACACCTCCATGACCTCACAGACTTTACCTTGAGCAGGCATTTGAGGAGTCTGGGATCCATACAGTGAGAGGATGGAGTCCTTGGAGAGCTGTTTCTTGCCTGTTTCTTCTGATTTGCTCCCTGGCTCAGGAAACAGGTTCAGGTTTTCAGGAACAGAACCGGCGCTCCCTGCAGTCGGCATGGAACCTACAGCCTAGAGCACAGAGGACAGGGGGAATCAGAATGCTCTTCTGTGCAAGAACCCTTACACTCTCTTCTAAAAAGAATTAATGGCTCATGAGCCAGGAGTAtaactcacacctataatcccagaatttaagaggctgaggcaggaggctggctgaAAGTTTGAGGctacctgggctacacagtgagttctaggtcagcctggacaaCACTGTTAAGGTGTGAGACAACAGGGGATAGTtaggtagagaaagaaagagaagaacttAAGGCTCATGTTAAGTTAGCATCTTCCTGAAAATTTTACCATTAAAAATACCCGACAAACCCTGCAAATTAAGCTCTGGTACAAGCCTTTGTTCTTCAACAAAACAATATGACTtgataagaaagaaataaaagtgttggggatttagctcagtggcagagcacttgcctagcaagcacaaggccctgggttcgatcctcagctcaaaaaaaaaaaaaaaaaaaaaaaaagaaaagaaaagaaataaaaacaaccccaaaatGATGCAACACCAAGAACTGAGTTTAGTTCAATGCACAGGctcaagatagctcagtggcaaagtgtttgcctagcatgacTAAGtttctgggttcaattcccagtcactctctcacacatacaaagATCCCAGAGTAGCTATTTCTCATAATACAACTAGAAGCAACTTCCACAACTAAGTGTTTTCATCtgcaaaatatacattttagagAATTCTTGTGgagaaatgaaattaaacaaaatacacaaagtgacactgtggtagtttgaatgtaactggcctaCAAGTTCATAGAGAGTGGCATtgtgaggaggtgtggctttgttggagcaagtgtgtcactatggaggcaggttttggggtctcacatatgctcaagccacacccagtatctcagttcacttcctattgcctgtacAAGatttagaattctcagctacctctccagcaccatggctgcctgcatgctgccatgtcccaccatgatgataatggactgaacctctggactgtaagccactgaatgaaatgttttccttcataatagttgccatggtcttattgtcttttcacagcaatagaaacacctaagacagaagttggtaccagggactagggtattgctgtgacaggcctgactatgtttttgtttggagtaatatggactctgggagtttgggttaggaaagcagttgaacaaTTTAAGTGTGGCTTAATGAGCCTTATTTGTAGGaatatggaagacagaggtgctaagagtgatttgaactgtggggcctggctcaagaggtttcagaggagaatattaATAATGtgacctagagatcattcttgtgatattttggtgaagaatgtggctggttTTGCCCTTGTCCAGAAAGTCTGATTGAGGCTAACGTGAAGGGTTGGATTAATTCCGTTGGctgaggaaatctcaaaacagcctagtatagacttggttgtgtggttattagtgttaactctaatgaagatttataatgaaagggAGCAGCTGAGCAAggtaaaatacaaaaacataaaatttgagaagaaaaatagcaccaggaagtagaatggagctaagtcctatgttcaagaagataaacagattaagaaatggaataaagagagagATGACCTCAGGGCAAGCTCTCAttcagctaagtttccaacttgtgaaaaggaattaaagaaaagcttagagccaggtgtagtgatgcatgcctttaatcccagcactccaaaggcaaaggcagggggatctctgaatttgagcccaatctggtcttcagagcaaattccagaacagccaagcttaggcaatgaaggaaactgtggaaaacagaaagctgatgaagatgtaattgaacaaggggccaTGTTCTAGCCCCAGAATGCAGGAGAACGTGGCAggtttggccatgtggttctggctttacaGTCAAGGGTAGAAGGAAGGCATTATGGAATATCcttctgtgactaaggaaagctggtgatgccaggcatgtgtcaggggtgtccctgcatggatgcctagagaggccattgcatgaagctgtgaagttgaagcctggattccCTTGGAGACACCAAAGTCAtgagatacctgctgaggagagctgctaacagagtGGACCCAGTCCAAGAAAAATAAGTGTGTTACCGTCAACAAAACTGAACAGatctggagatctgaagagcatttttacatcagacatggagatgcagagtttggagattgtccagctggttttcagtcttgctttggttcagtatttcctttcTATGTTCCCTTTCCTGAGtcttggaatgataatgtatatcctgtgccattatgtgttagaagtatgtgatctgcttttttatttttattttacagggtaTTACAGTTAAGAGAGTGCAAGAATCTTGGAAGAGATTTTGaaatttggactttaaaacattgttgagtcTGTGATGGGACTATgcagacttttgaagttggactaaatgcattttcaactatgatattgttacaatcttatgggggccagggagtggaatatggtagtttgaatgtaattggcccccataagctcatagggggTGGCATTATTAggcagtgtggctttgttggagtaggcgtggccttgttggtggaagcatgccactgtggaggcaggatttgaggtctcatatatactcaagtcACACtcagtatctcagttcacttcttgttgcctgcttatcatgatgtagaactctcagctacctctctagcactatgtctgcctgcacactgccatgtcccaccatgacgataatggactgaacctctgaactgtgagccacccaattaaatgttttcctgtataagagttgctgtggtcatggtgtctcttcacagcaatagaaactctaagacagacacagacatcaCTTCTGGGACATAGTAGCAAGCACTCCATAAATAAGAGCTGCTGAAGTTCAAGTCTTTCATTCCCACACACATTGGCAGGGGTTCAGGCTGAGGGGCTCACCTCAAGTATCAGCCTTTAAAATATGACACCCCTGTGACACAGACCCACTCAACTAGTCACTCTTTTGGGGCAAAAGACAAATACTATGAAACAGTATCTCGGATAACATAAtactaaagagaaaatgaagagaaaatgaacaaaagttCAGCCTTACCAAGGAAGCATGACTCAACTCCATGTCATGTTTCCAacttttccagaatgttctttaaTCCTGAGAAGTACAGAAGACTCACCTTTCTGGAAACTGAAGAAGGGGATGGAACAGAGGCCAAGAGATCTAAATCCTTTTCTAGGACGTTGCTGGTCTTACTGTTTGCAATTGAGCAAGCCACCGGGGCATctaaaaggaaagacagaattaAAAGCAGAACAGCTATGAAGACACATCCTCTATGTGAGACAAGAAGCAGACACAATGAGACCACAGTTTCAGCCCAGGGAGCCTGGATAGGGCTTTCAAAAGAGGCCTTGTCCACATTCCCACAAGTGCTCTGGAGTAGGCTACAGTCCACTGTCAGTCAGAGAGCAGCCGAAACTCAGAGCTGTATCAGTGCCACAGCTGAGAAGCTGGCTTCCTTCTGCCCACTGGAAGGACAGGTGTGTAAGACTCTTTTTCAGAGAGAAATGAGGTGTGGAAATCAGAGCCATAGTAGTTAATGACCTGAGTCAGCAGCAGAGGCCTGAAGGTACAAGGCCTGTGAGAAAGAACAGCTTTCTCTTTGAAAACGGCAAAATCAGCGAAGAGAAAACTGACTGCAAGGTAGCAAGTCATCTCAGAAAAGGGTCGCGCAGGGATGGTGGCCAGCAGGAGAGTACGGGAAAGCGGCAGAAGGCTCAAAGGCGTCTTCAGTGACACTGCCAACATTTACTAAGGGCTTGGTAAGCAGGAGAAGGGCCAGGGCCTCAGAGGTAATCCTTCTAGCAGCATCTGAAGTAGACACTGACCTGCCACACCACATGGTCATGAAAGTAGCATTCAAAGGTTAAGTAAACTATTCAAGATCCCAGACAGTAGTAGGTCACACTTTGGGGACAAAGGTCATATCTCAGCCATGACACTGAGCTGCTCTGAAAAAGGCCTAGTGAACACTTTCTTAGAGTAACTGTTCAGAACTCaagagagcaacagaggaaaaTCTTAACCAAGTAGACACAAATGTAAGCCCTGATTCCCTGTCTTCCTACAGTGGCTGAGAATTCACAAAATCTGCAAGACCACAGGAGTTGAAAAGCCTAATTCTTACCAAGGCCCAACAAGTCCATGACAGGGGCTGCAGATTTGGGGGAGCTTTTCCGAGGTAGCTGTGCATCTTCTTTTTTCTGTGgctaaagtgaaaaaaaaatggtataaaAAAGAGCAAGCAGTTGTTTTTACATACACCCCATCACTGTAAAGCCACAGATATTCTTGTGGTATGGCTGTTTGTCAAAGAACTAAGACTCAGGAAGTGCCTGGAAGTGCATGAACTGGACCCGAAGTGAAAAACAGCCCTGGGCAGCTTGTTTTAGCTTTCTGGAGACGCTTATCCTTCTGAAACTAGTCACCCAGCCTGCAGTTTTCAgtcctggggtgggggttggggtgggggagaagaacCCTGAAGGGACGATACAGCAGATAAAGGCGAATCTGACAggctgagttcaactcccaggaccCCCAGGGCGGAAGGTGAAGATGGGCTCTCACTAGTCTTCCGACTTCCACGCATATGTTACAGCACATGCaccccacaaataaacaaacaaattgggtttttgttgtgtttcgtttctgagacagggtttctctatagccctggctgtcctggaactcaccatgtagaccaggctggctttaaactcatagagagccacctgcctctgcctcctgggtgctgggattaagttttattttttaattaaagaaaaagtcagGAACCAAACAATTTCTCATTTGGTTTAGGAACCTTTTACCTTATGCTAAAGGAGGCCACTGTAAAGAGTCCCCATCTACTCTACCATAGTCACCGTGACAAGTCTGCAGACAAGCTAACCATGATGGAAAGGACTTCTCCTTAGCAATAGCAAACATGGGGgaaaaagaggctggagaggtggcttggtggttaagagcacaggctgctcttgcagaggacccgggttcagtttccagcgcccacatggcagctctagTTCTGAAGGGcacaatgccttcttctgatctctgcaagcatcaggcatacacatatatacatgcaggtaaacattcacatatataagataaaaaacaaataagcctttaaaaaataaaaaataagccaggaggtggtgatgcacacctttgatcccagcacttgggaggcagacatagatggacctctgtgagttcaaggctagcctggtctacagagtgagttctaggacagccaaggctacacaaagaaaccctgtctcaaataatcctaaacaaacaaacaaacaaacaaataaataaatagaatttattgGCCATCTTTTCTCTTAAGACTATATGTTCCCAGAAGCTCTGCTACAGAGCCAGTGTCTTACAGGAAAGATGTCGGTGTGACCTCACTTATGGACTGCTTCTTGCTGCAGCAGGGAAAGGAGGTAAGAGGTTTAACGAAGTCTAACACAGAGGGAACATCTGCTTAGAAGGCATCACGCGGCCATACCACATTGGCAGGGAACACATGCATTGCTCAGAAGGGAGAGACacagtccccagcttccatctatCCCTCCTCTCACAGAGAAGAGCTATAAGCTAGATGCAGTGCATCACACCACTAATCTCAGATTGTGGGgagcaggtctctgagttcaaggctagcctggtctacagagtaagttccagggctacacagtgagaccttttctcaaaaaatgaGGGAGGTGGAAGGAtaaagggaggagatgggggaggggaaaggggagggggaggggtgctaGAGAGTACGCGAGAGAAGCTACAGAGCACATTAGACAGTGTCAGGCAATGGGCAAGCTTTGCTCCACATGTGGGCCGTTAGTCCCAGTGCAACTGTGCAATATGGTTTCAAACCCACTCACAGCCATGAAGTCTCccatccacctcctcctccatatAAGTGAACACGAGACCACCCACATGGTGAGAGGTTCCCACTTACCATTTTTactttctcaaaaacaacaggttccatctttttctctggGGCAGGTTCATTCCCTCGTTTCCACTTATCGTCCTTCTCTTTCTACAGTGATTTAACAGGAGAGGGATGTCTTAGCGTCAGCACAGTTAGTGTTTCAGGAGCTACAGTCCAAACACAAGCAGGACATCAGAGGTCCCTAAGATTCTGATGTAGCAATTCAACCGACTCGGTGTGGGTATGAGCTGACCTTCTCACTAGTCTCCACACTGAAGGGCATACTACACATTTTAAGCAGTCACTCTTCTCGTCAGCCTGATCCATTCATCACCCTTGAAATTTCTAATACAGGCTATCTATGGAGGTTTAAAAGTTGCCACCCATTTGTGCCCTTTTAGGATCTCTTATGTGTTCTAAATAACTATACTAAGCCAaaggaatataaaaaataaatgttaaagacaggcatggtggtaaatgcctataatcccatcatgctggggcaggaggattttgagtttgagaccagtctagaCTATACAACAAAGaccctcaaaacaacaataatcccaaaacaaaaatatcattttaatggggggctggagagatggctcagtggttaagagcactggctgttcttccagaggtcctgagttcaattcccagcaaccacatggtggctcacaaccatctgtaatgagacctggtgccctcttctggcctgcaggcaaacatgcactgggagggagggagggagggagggagggagggagggagggagggagggagggagaaaggatcaATCTAGCAGGGCTTGGTGGTGTGGGCCTGAGATACCAACACTAGGATGCCGAGGCAGAGGATCGCCAATTCAAggacaacctgagctacagagtcagttccaggccagtctgggccatagcaagagcctatctcaaaaaatagcCTCCCAAAAGAACCTAAAACATGCAAAAAGTTGTATGTACCAAGTTGTCCATTCCAGAAATGCTAACAAAAACTTAAATGACAACAGCCTTGTGACTGAGGGGAAAGGAATGGACTTGTCTGCTCACCAGGAGATGCAATAACTgccatagtaataataataaaggtcaTGCACGGATGATCAATAGGTGGGATACAAGGAGACATTCTTTATAACTAGACTTTGCCTCTGAAGAAGGAACACACCCAAATGAGTCATTAGGGGGAGAGACAGTGGGAGTAGGCATGAGATCTTCCTCTTAATTTTCATATTTCctgtaaaataattttatcatcatCATACTTTCTTTTTGTGTATAGAGTGGCACTGGGATTCAGAACACtattcctttctgtctctggttTTGGAAATAAGAGTctaatgtagtccaggctgcctttAAACTCACTATAGCTGAGtttgaccttaaactcctgatccttctacaTGTACAtccaaagtgctaggatcacagatgGGCTATGCTCAGCAGAACACTATTTACATACTGAAGTTGAAAACCgtttgtctatttttaaaatggaccTTTGAAGGGAGTAGtgtacacgcttttaatcccagctctaaagaggcagaggcacgtggatctgtAGGAGATTGAGATAAGCCTGGTCTAGGTAGTAaattcaggctagccagggctatataagtgagactctgtctcaactacaacaacaaaaccaaacaaaatccaaacaaagaaacacaaaaagcagACATTCTGTCGCTCAGCAGAACATGTACCTAATGTGCACAAGGCTGTTGTTAGATATTAGCACCTCACACTAACAAAATGATCTCTTTAACAAAGCCAGTtgctttttgtttaaaattaaatgtttccacttagcaaatgtttttgttttgttttgttttattgttattttatttccttttttagaaaCTGTCTATATAGTTCGAGTTGGTGTATaccttgtggcaatcctcctgcttctgtctctagaGGCTGgtattataggtatgtgccatcatcCTGGCtgctgaaaatattctttttctttatggtgCTAGAGACTGAAGTAACTATTAATTCTTGGTATAACAAGAATATGAAAACATCTAAGCATAgtaaatagaaaaactgaaagcTTCAGTTAAAAGGAAGTATTTCCTccccaaatgaaaacaatgtttTGTGGGGGCAGTGCTGCAGCAATGTATGACGCGCTCTGAGTGTCTTCCTGCCACAGGCCCCTTCCCCATCTTCTGGATCACTCTACATACTTCCTCGTTTAGTTTACACTTCAACACAGTGAACATAGCTTTTACtttctataaataaaagaaaatgtatgtgcTTGGGTTTAAActcttttgaaaagatttattttattttaaaattatgtgtgtggagAGAGGTATGTTGTGTACACAAGTGCAAAGCACCCACAGAAGGCAAAAGCAGGtgctggatcccatggaactggagttacaggcaaatTCGAGCTATCTGGAGTGGACTAGAACTGAGCTCTCATCCTCTGCTATAGAGTGCATGCTACTGACTGCTgcgctatctctctagccctatgaAATTCTTTTGGATGGAGCTCTCTGGGGTGTAGCTGTACAAGCGGTAAATTCTTTCTTGGAAGAGTTATTCTAACCGACAAGCCTTATTTTTCCAGATGACTGTGAGTAGTCTGCTGTATTAGGTTGGGAAGGAATTCCTCTTCCCTGACTGCCTGCACTCCTTGCATTTACCTGCCTGTCGAGACTTACCAGGTAAGGCCCTTCCCATACACTGCCAAACATCCATCTACAGCTGATTCCAATGAGCCTAACTAAACTATCTGGGAAAGCTTTTACATGAAATGGCTTAGGGAGCCCCATGCAAACATGATTTCACTGGCTAGCTATCATATCATCCACTAGAATAAACAACTAAAGGCTGGGaaatggagctcagtggtagagtgcttgtctggattcaatccctagcaATGCAAACAAGAAAGAGAGCAGTTGAATAAAAACGAGAAGACAGACAAATGATGGGTGGGTGTGACCTGTGCTAGGACTACAGAATTTCATACTCCCTATAATTCTATGGCTGGGAAAACACTATCAATTATTGTAAAGAATCTTGCCAAAAGCTGACTAAGGATCCAGAGTGTCATCTTTACTGCTTCTTAGTCATCATTAGTAGGCATACTTATCTAGAAACTAGGTTGCATTCCCTCCTGTGAGCTGTAACTGGTACCTATCCATCTCCCTCTGAAACTCTTGGGAAAAAAGAAGTGTCCCattgatgtagtgggtagccattccagcgttggcctggaagttccaacccccattgaggcttcggtaatggtcacgcctacaaggtggggcagagggaggaaactgaagacccaggatcgagagaagaggcttctcttggttccgggaccctggacgctggaggtagactgagcagagttctccagagaacaccgccggaccgcgccatacctttcccagaccctgcaacctaccccttcatttgtaagttaccccacaaaataaacctcccttttaactacgtggagtggccttgataatttcCCCAATACACTGGCAATCAGTTCAATGGCACAGGCCGTCAGCACACCACAGTGCAGGAACAGGTTGGTCAGACTGAAGGAGGCACAATGATTTAACTAGGACTGCTTCTTCTGGCGTCATTCATAAACAAAAAGCATATGTGCGTGTtattaacatatacatataaatacaatacCATTCTACTTGACCTTTACCCTCAACATGACCATCTATAAAAAGTAATCTGGGACCAGCCAGACCCTCAGTGGGTAAGGGCCTTGCTAACGATCTTTCCGAGTACGCTCTCGGG is a genomic window containing:
- the Smap2 gene encoding stromal membrane-associated protein 2 isoform X1, producing the protein MTGKSVKDVDRYQAVLANLLLEEDNKFCADCQSKGPRWASWNIGVFICIRCAGIHRNLGVHISRVKSVNLDQWTQEQIQCMQEMGNGKANRLYEAYLPETFRRPQIDPAVEGFIRDKYEKKKYMDRSLDISALRKEKDDKWKRGNEPAPEKKMEPVVFEKVKMPQKKEDAQLPRKSSPKSAAPVMDLLGLDAPVACSIANSKTSNVLEKDLDLLASVPSPSSVSRKAVGSMPTAGSAGSVPENLNLFPEPGSKSEETGKKQLSKDSILSLYGSQTPQMPAQAMFMAPAQMAYPTAYPSFPGVTPPNSIMGSMMPPPVGMVAQPGASGMVAPMAMPAGYMGGMQASMMGVPNGMMTTQQAGYMASMAAMPQTVYGVQPAQQLQWNLTQMTQQMAGMNFYGANGMMNYGQSMGGGNGQAANQTLSPQMWK
- the Smap2 gene encoding stromal membrane-associated protein 2 isoform X2; this encodes MQEMGNGKANRLYEAYLPETFRRPQIDPAVEGFIRDKYEKKKYMDRSLDISALRKEKDDKWKRGNEPAPEKKMEPVVFEKVKMPQKKEDAQLPRKSSPKSAAPVMDLLGLDAPVACSIANSKTSNVLEKDLDLLASVPSPSSVSRKAVGSMPTAGSAGSVPENLNLFPEPGSKSEETGKKQLSKDSILSLYGSQTPQMPAQAMFMAPAQMAYPTAYPSFPGVTPPNSIMGSMMPPPVGMVAQPGASGMVAPMAMPAGYMGGMQASMMGVPNGMMTTQQAGYMASMAAMPQTVYGVQPAQQLQWNLTQMTQQMAGMNFYGANGMMNYGQSMGGGNGQAANQTLSPQMWK